A region from the Eptesicus fuscus isolate TK198812 chromosome 1, DD_ASM_mEF_20220401, whole genome shotgun sequence genome encodes:
- the EDA2R gene encoding LOW QUALITY PROTEIN: tumor necrosis factor receptor superfamily member 27 (The sequence of the model RefSeq protein was modified relative to this genomic sequence to represent the inferred CDS: substituted 1 base at 1 genomic stop codon), whose product MDYQENEYWDQWGQCVTCQLCGPGQELSKDCGYGEGGDVYCTAFPPCRYKSSWGHHRCQSCITCAVINCVQKANCTATSNAVCGDCLPRFYQKTRIGGLQDXECIPCTKQTPTSDVQCAFQLSLVKADVPTVPPQEATLVLVISLLMVFTLAFLRLFFLYCKQFFNRHCQDVTGGSLQFEADKSAKEESLFPMPPGQEANPESPLSESIFETQPFNPILDDDRSSTRGFPTQESFTMASCASERHSHWVHTPIKCTELDLQKFSISDSYTGTETLRGDTAESSGERLKLNVPLEVRSP is encoded by the exons GATTGTGGTTATGGAGAGGGTGGAGATGTATACTGCACAGCCTTCCCTCCATGCAGATACAAAAGTAGCTGGGGCCATCATAGATGTCAGAGTTGCATCACCTGTGCTGTCATCAATTGTGTTCAGAAGGCCAATTGCACAGCTACCTCTAATGCTGTCTGTGGGGACTGTCTTCCAAG GTTCTACCAAAAGACACGCATTGGAGGCCTGCAGGACTGAGAGTGCATCCCGTGCACAAAGCAGACCCCCACCTCTGATGTTCAAT GTGCCTTCCAGTTGAGCTTAGTGAAGGCAGATGTACCCACAGTGCCCCCTCAGGAGGCCACACTTGTACTGGTGATCAGTCTGCTCATGGTGTTTACCCTGGCATTTCTAAGGCTCTTCTTCCTCTACTGCAAGCAGTTCTTCAACAGACATTGCCAGGATG TTACAGGAGGTTCACTGCAGTTTGAGGCTGACAAGTCAGCGAAGGAAGAATCTCTCTTCCCTATGCCACCTGGTCAAGAGGCCAATCCTGAGTCCCCACTGAGTGAAAGCATCTTTGAGACCCAGCCATTTAACCCCATCCTGGATGATGACCGCAGCTCAACTCGTGGCTTCCCCACCCAGGAATCTTTTACCATGGCCTCCTGCGCCTCAGAGAGACACTCTCACTGGGTCCACACTCCCATCAAATGCACAGAGTTGGACCTGCAAAAGTTTTCCATATCTGACTCCTATACTGGAACTGAGACCTTGCGGGGGGACACAGCTGAAAGCTCTGGAGAAAGGCTGAAACTCAATGTGCCTCTTGAAGTTCGCAGCCCTTAG